A portion of the Motacilla alba alba isolate MOTALB_02 chromosome 19, Motacilla_alba_V1.0_pri, whole genome shotgun sequence genome contains these proteins:
- the LOC119709996 gene encoding serine/threonine-protein kinase pim-1-like encodes MGTRPDGTRVPMEIVLMEKVGSGCHSIIQLLDWFELPDSFVLVLERPERSRDLLELLQEQEFLSEEAARWLFCQVLEAVRHCTACGVLHRDIKAENLLVDPESGDLKLIDFGCGTFLQEHLFREYFGTPMYCPPEWICLRCYHGHAATIWSLGVLLYVMVCGILPFQDDHDIVSGQLIFRPQVSPECRHLIHWCLAKHPVDRPQLEEILRHPWVWGGCL; translated from the exons CCCGACGGCACCCGTGTTCCCATGGAGATTGTGCTGATGGAGAAGGTGGGCTCAGGCTGCCACAGCATCATCCAGCTCCTGGACTGGTTCGAGCTGCCTGACAGCTtcgtgctggtgctggagcGTCCGGAGCGATCCCGGgatctcctggagctcctgcaggagcaggagttcCTGAGCGAGGAGGCGGCGCGCTGGCTTTtctgccaggtgctggaggccgTGCGGCACTGCACCGCCTGCGGCGTCCTGCACCGGGACATCAAGGCAGAGAACCTCCTCGTGGACCCAGAGAGTGGCGACCTGAAGCTCATCGACTTCGGTTGCGGCACCTTTCTCCAGGAGCACCTCTTCAGGGAATATTTCG GAACACCCATGTACTGCCCGCCCGAGTGGATCTGCCTGCGCTGCTACCACGGCCACGCGGCGACCATCTGGTCCCTGGGCGTGCTGCTCTATGTCATGGTCTGCGGCATCCTCCCCTTCCAGGACGACCATGACATCGTGTCGGGGCAGCTCATCTTCCGGCCGCAGGTCTCTCCAG AGTGCCGGCATCTGATCCACTGGTGTTTGGCCAAGCACCCCGTGGACCGGCCGCAGCTGGAGGAGATCTTGCGCCACCCGTGGGTGTGGGGCGGGTGCCTGTGA
- the LOC119709795 gene encoding serine/threonine-protein kinase pim-1-like — MARLERAPVCFAAAPGRPLLDTLGCSPGQAEEQRPGQDAGDSDGAAVPRCSGAPAAACARCPGPAEPLASPRAVRRWPLPGAQQEAGQKKELQELYQLGPQLGSGGFGTVFAGTRLSDGRPVAIKHVARESVLQWDERPDGTRVPMEIVLMEKVGSGCHSIIQLLDWFELPDSFVLVLERPERSRDLLELLQEQEFLSEEAARWLFCQVLEAVRHCTACGVLHRDIKAENLLVDPESGDLKLIDFGCGTFLQEHLFREYFGTPMYCPPEWICLRCYHGHAATIWSLGVLLYVMVCGILPFQDDHDIVSGQLIFRPQVSPECRHLIHWCLAKHPVDRPQLEEILRHPWVWGGCL; from the exons ATGGCACGGCTTGAAAGAGCCCCGGTGTGctttgcagctgctcctgggaggcCCCTGTTGGACACCTtgggctgcagccccggccaggcagaagagcagaggcCAGGCCAGGACGCCGGGGACAGCGACGGTGCCGCCGTGCCCCGCTGCAGCGGGGCTCCTGCAGCCGCCTGTgcgcgctgccccggccccgcggagccgctCGCCAGCCCGAGGGCTGTGAGGCGGTGGCCGCTGCCCGGCGCGCAGCAGGAAGCAG GGCAaaagaaggagctgcaggagctctaCCAGCTGGGCCCGCAGCTGGGCAGCGGTGGCTTCGGCACCGTTTTCGCGGGGACCCGCCTCTCGGACGGCCGCCCG GTGGCCATCAAGCACGTGGCCCGGGAGAGCGTCCTGCAGTGGGACGAGCGG CCCGACGGCACCCGTGTTCCCATGGAGATTGTGCTGATGGAGAAGGTGGGCTCAGGCTGCCACAGCATCATCCAGCTCCTGGACTGGTTCGAGCTGCCTGACAGCTtcgtgctggtgctggagcGTCCGGAGCGATCCCGGgatctcctggagctcctgcaggagcaggagttcCTGAGCGAGGAGGCGGCGCGCTGGCTTTtctgccaggtgctggaggccgTGCGGCACTGCACCGCCTGCGGCGTCCTGCACCGGGACATCAAGGCAGAGAACCTCCTCGTGGACCCGGAGAGTGGCGACCTGAAGCTCATCGACTTCGGTTGCGGCACCTTTCTCCAGGAGCACCTCTTCAGGGAATATTTCG GAACACCCATGTACTGCCCGCCCGAGTGGATCTGCCTGCGCTGCTACCACGGCCACGCGGCGACCATCTGGTCCCTGGGTGTGCTGCTCTATGTCATGGTCTGCGGCATCCTCCCCTTCCAGGACGACCATGACATCGTGTCGGGGCAGCTCATCTTCCGGCCGCAGGTCTCTCCAG AGTGCCGGCATCTGATCCACTGGTGTTTGGCCAA